Proteins encoded in a region of the Streptomyces violaceoruber genome:
- a CDS encoding DNA repair ATPase gives MATAPEKAATGTHDTGDTADAGAYEVLRDRLAAQTADLARRAGLLNARRVEEFGSARLELASTERLRTEHPGVPCDLAAVGDALLLGSTGRPGHRTGTAAVADVFTLYDRDLNPLPESAVPGLLDDPAFVREFADLHRYYRQARLLRLRPVGGRLLAVFRTGEKAADIRVLRWELTEDGRAAFLDARGERDDVFPPSHDFEWTAATREDHVLGRHPHVSVRGEFHVSAVGGALTVKLEDDTETAGGVYSEPVDEPLQSLADADIAHARVGALILLRVRPYKEDTDRHLVFNTLTKSVVRLDGIGAACRRLPDDQGIVFPGGYCLATGVHKTYELDAAGLEFEREVRSPNGEDVLYAFHARGESRGLLLSYNTIRKEVANPLPCRGWALAEDGTFTVLRADGDEPAQVHPVQLWRSPYVSDTHAAAAPAGSGPLARVGNADLVRGISACLSVAGAVGDGITTAEGYRALAASCVRAADGHHWLGEADLGDLAGALAAVRETAEQVLAEFETVRDLTRRAAEARDEAAERIASVVRRLRGEAPKEAAAWVRGLTELRHAHGHLLTVKEMRYADAPGIDALAGEAEASLAELGRRAVAFLAREDAFDAQRADVEALVADAEAIATVAEAGPVAARLDELADGLRTVTDVVAELDVGDATVRTALLERVAAVLGGVNRARATLDARRRALLDREGRAEFTAETALLGQAVTAALAAADTPERCDDQLARLLARLEDLESRFAEFDGFLAELADKRTEIYDALAARKQALSDTRARRAEQLAASAARIMETITRRCATLADADAVSTYFASDPMPAKVRRTAEELRALGDSVRAEELDGRLKSARQEASRALRDRTDLYADDGRTLRLGAHRFAVNTQPLDLTLVPDGDGLAFALTGTDYRSPVTDPDFAATRAHWDRTLPSESPGVYRAEHLAARLLRQHGASALAAADDLPALVREAAQEAYDEGYERGVHDHDATLVLTALLPLYEKAGTLVHEPAARAAAQLFWAHGTTPRAREAWTRRARSLARARDTFGLSAAIAALEEELAGAVGTWPGPGEMVAGAGPVPGGAAAGAPAEDGRAGVPPAATGGAVGSLPGASGPPSGAGAPLGAAGSAAGTAGSGAGAPGSGVGAAVSGAAGDAGRAAGVPRAAGGTARSAEGFAGAAGAVGSATGTSGPPAGAPGSGAEHARAAAAYLFHELTTEPEGFVLGAGTRTLLEKFRRTVGTPAYDEDLAALDDLAARGQLAEAWISSYAAAGGTGLTPGDLAEAVAAELCPDLPRYDGDVPPTATAEGLLGTHPRITGGRLPLRLDEFLARTARFAAHDVPEFRAYQRRRTALVGAERARLRLDDHRPRVMSAFVRNRLVDEVYLPLVGDSLAKQLGATGDGKRTDTGGLLLLLSPPGYGKTTLVEYVAERLGLMLVKVGGPALGHGVTSLDPADAPNATARQEVEKINFALASANNTLLYLDDIQHTSPELLQKFIPLCDATRRVDGVWNGAPRTYDLRGKRFAVCMAGNPYTESGARFQVPDMLANRADVWNLGDVLTGKEEAFALSFLENALTANPVLAPLAGRDRADLELLVRLATDDPTARADRLDHAYPPAELERILSVLRHLVAARETVLAVNAAYIASAARSDETRTEPAFRLQGSYRNMNKIAQRVRPVMNDAERAAVLDDHYTAEAQTLTHGAEANLLKLAELRGTLTPEQADRWAEVRTAHVRARTLGGPDDDPLTRAVAALGLLADRVAAVESAITRAADPRHLLANPHARHAAGGTER, from the coding sequence ATGGCCACCGCTCCGGAGAAGGCCGCGACCGGCACGCACGACACCGGCGACACCGCCGACGCCGGCGCGTACGAGGTGCTGCGCGACCGACTCGCCGCGCAGACCGCCGACCTCGCCCGCCGCGCCGGACTCCTCAACGCCCGCCGGGTGGAGGAGTTCGGCTCGGCCCGCCTCGAACTGGCCTCCACCGAGCGGCTGCGCACCGAGCACCCGGGGGTGCCCTGCGACCTCGCCGCCGTCGGCGACGCCCTGCTCCTCGGCTCCACCGGCCGGCCGGGCCACCGCACCGGGACGGCGGCCGTGGCGGACGTCTTCACGCTGTACGACCGCGACCTGAACCCGCTGCCCGAGTCGGCCGTGCCGGGCCTGCTCGACGACCCGGCCTTCGTACGGGAGTTCGCGGACCTGCACCGCTACTACCGGCAGGCCCGGCTGCTGCGGCTGCGCCCCGTCGGCGGCAGGCTGCTGGCCGTCTTCCGCACCGGCGAGAAGGCCGCCGACATCCGCGTCCTGCGCTGGGAACTCACCGAGGACGGGCGGGCGGCCTTCCTGGACGCGCGGGGCGAACGCGACGACGTGTTCCCGCCGTCCCACGACTTCGAGTGGACCGCCGCGACCCGCGAGGACCACGTCCTGGGCCGCCATCCGCACGTGTCGGTGCGCGGCGAGTTCCACGTCAGCGCGGTCGGCGGCGCCCTCACCGTCAAGCTGGAGGACGACACCGAGACGGCCGGGGGCGTCTACTCCGAGCCGGTAGACGAACCCCTCCAGTCCCTGGCCGACGCCGACATCGCGCACGCCCGGGTGGGTGCCCTGATCCTGCTGCGGGTCCGGCCCTACAAGGAGGACACCGACCGGCACCTGGTGTTCAACACCCTCACCAAGTCGGTGGTCCGCCTGGACGGCATCGGCGCCGCCTGCCGCCGCCTGCCCGACGACCAGGGCATCGTCTTCCCCGGCGGCTACTGCCTGGCCACCGGCGTCCACAAGACGTACGAACTCGACGCGGCCGGGCTGGAGTTCGAGCGCGAGGTGCGCTCGCCCAACGGCGAGGACGTGCTGTACGCCTTCCACGCGCGCGGCGAGAGCCGGGGCCTGCTGCTGTCGTACAACACCATCCGCAAGGAGGTCGCGAACCCGCTGCCCTGCCGGGGCTGGGCCCTGGCGGAGGACGGCACCTTCACCGTGCTGCGCGCGGACGGCGACGAACCCGCCCAGGTGCACCCCGTGCAGCTGTGGCGCTCGCCGTACGTCTCCGACACCCACGCCGCCGCCGCGCCCGCCGGGAGCGGACCGCTGGCCCGTGTGGGCAACGCCGACCTGGTGCGCGGCATCTCCGCCTGCCTGTCCGTCGCCGGGGCGGTCGGCGACGGCATCACCACCGCCGAGGGCTACCGGGCGCTCGCCGCCTCCTGCGTGCGCGCGGCCGACGGCCACCACTGGCTGGGCGAGGCGGACCTGGGCGACCTGGCCGGCGCGCTGGCCGCGGTCCGGGAGACCGCCGAGCAGGTGCTGGCCGAGTTCGAGACGGTGCGCGACCTGACCCGGCGGGCGGCCGAGGCCCGCGACGAGGCCGCCGAGCGGATCGCGTCGGTGGTCCGGCGGCTGCGCGGCGAGGCGCCCAAGGAGGCCGCCGCCTGGGTACGGGGCCTGACCGAGCTGCGGCACGCCCACGGGCACCTGCTGACCGTCAAGGAGATGCGGTACGCCGACGCCCCCGGCATCGACGCCCTCGCCGGGGAGGCCGAGGCGTCCCTCGCCGAGCTGGGCCGGCGGGCCGTGGCCTTCCTCGCCCGCGAGGACGCCTTCGACGCCCAGCGCGCGGACGTGGAAGCGCTCGTCGCCGACGCGGAGGCCATCGCCACCGTCGCCGAGGCCGGTCCGGTCGCGGCCCGGCTCGACGAACTCGCCGACGGGCTGCGCACGGTCACCGACGTCGTCGCCGAACTCGACGTGGGCGACGCCACCGTCCGCACCGCCCTGCTGGAACGCGTCGCCGCCGTCCTGGGCGGCGTCAACCGCGCCCGCGCCACCCTCGACGCCCGCCGCCGCGCCCTCCTCGACCGCGAGGGCCGCGCCGAGTTCACCGCCGAGACGGCCCTGCTCGGCCAGGCCGTCACCGCCGCGCTCGCCGCCGCCGACACCCCCGAGCGCTGCGACGACCAGCTGGCGCGGCTGCTGGCCCGCCTGGAGGACCTGGAGTCCCGCTTCGCGGAGTTCGACGGCTTCCTCGCCGAACTCGCCGACAAGCGGACCGAGATCTACGACGCGCTCGCCGCCCGCAAGCAGGCCCTCTCCGACACCCGCGCCCGCCGCGCCGAGCAACTCGCCGCCTCCGCCGCCCGGATCATGGAGACGATCACCCGGCGCTGCGCCACGCTCGCCGACGCCGACGCGGTCAGCACGTACTTCGCCTCCGACCCCATGCCGGCCAAGGTCCGCCGCACCGCCGAGGAACTGCGCGCCCTCGGCGACAGCGTCCGCGCGGAGGAACTGGACGGGCGCCTCAAGTCGGCCCGCCAGGAGGCCTCCCGCGCCCTGCGCGACCGCACCGACCTGTACGCCGACGACGGCCGCACCCTGCGCCTGGGCGCCCACCGCTTCGCCGTCAACACCCAGCCCCTGGACCTCACCCTGGTCCCCGACGGCGACGGGCTCGCCTTCGCCCTGACCGGCACGGACTACCGCTCACCGGTGACCGACCCGGACTTCGCGGCCACCCGCGCCCACTGGGACCGCACCCTCCCCTCGGAGTCCCCCGGCGTCTACCGCGCCGAACACCTCGCCGCCCGCCTGCTGCGGCAGCACGGCGCGAGCGCCCTCGCCGCCGCCGACGACCTGCCCGCCCTCGTCCGCGAGGCCGCGCAGGAGGCGTACGACGAGGGGTACGAGCGGGGCGTGCACGACCACGACGCGACCCTCGTCCTGACGGCGCTGCTGCCCCTGTACGAGAAGGCCGGGACCCTCGTCCACGAGCCGGCCGCCCGCGCCGCCGCCCAGCTCTTCTGGGCGCACGGCACCACGCCCCGAGCCCGCGAGGCGTGGACCCGGCGCGCCCGCTCCCTGGCCCGCGCCCGCGACACCTTCGGCCTCTCCGCCGCGATCGCGGCCCTGGAGGAGGAACTGGCGGGGGCCGTCGGCACGTGGCCGGGGCCGGGGGAGATGGTGGCGGGTGCCGGCCCTGTCCCTGGGGGAGCGGCGGCCGGCGCCCCGGCGGAAGACGGCCGTGCGGGCGTGCCGCCGGCTGCGACCGGCGGGGCCGTCGGTTCCTTGCCGGGAGCTTCCGGTCCGCCTTCCGGGGCCGGTGCGCCTTTGGGGGCGGCTGGTTCGGCTGCGGGGACGGCCGGTTCCGGCGCGGGGGCGCCCGGTTCGGGTGTGGGGGCGGCCGTTTCAGGCGCTGCGGGGGACGCCGGCCGGGCGGCGGGCGTGCCCCGGGCCGCAGGAGGGACGGCCCGCTCGGCCGAAGGCTTCGCCGGGGCGGCCGGGGCCGTCGGTTCTGCGACCGGCACGTCCGGCCCGCCCGCGGGGGCGCCGGGCTCCGGGGCGGAGCATGCCCGCGCGGCCGCCGCGTACCTCTTCCACGAACTGACCACCGAACCCGAGGGCTTCGTCCTCGGCGCGGGTACCCGCACGCTGCTGGAGAAGTTCCGCCGCACGGTGGGCACCCCGGCCTACGACGAGGACCTGGCCGCGCTGGACGACCTGGCCGCCCGCGGGCAGCTCGCCGAGGCGTGGATCTCCTCGTACGCCGCCGCCGGCGGCACCGGCCTCACCCCCGGCGACCTGGCCGAGGCGGTGGCCGCCGAGCTCTGTCCCGACCTGCCCCGCTACGACGGCGACGTCCCGCCGACGGCCACGGCGGAGGGCCTGCTGGGCACTCACCCGCGCATCACCGGAGGCCGGCTGCCGCTGCGCCTCGACGAGTTCCTCGCCCGTACCGCCCGCTTCGCCGCGCACGACGTCCCCGAGTTCCGCGCCTACCAGCGGCGCCGTACCGCCCTCGTGGGCGCCGAGCGGGCCCGCCTGCGCCTGGACGACCACCGGCCGCGCGTCATGTCCGCCTTCGTCCGCAACCGGCTCGTGGACGAGGTCTACCTGCCGCTCGTCGGCGACAGCCTGGCCAAACAGCTCGGCGCCACCGGCGACGGCAAGCGCACCGACACCGGCGGCCTCCTGCTGCTGCTCTCCCCGCCGGGATACGGCAAGACGACCCTGGTCGAGTACGTCGCCGAGCGCCTCGGCCTGATGCTGGTGAAGGTCGGCGGCCCCGCACTCGGCCACGGCGTCACCTCGCTCGACCCGGCCGACGCCCCGAACGCCACCGCACGCCAGGAGGTGGAGAAGATCAACTTCGCGCTGGCGTCCGCGAACAACACGCTGCTCTACCTGGACGACATCCAGCACACCTCCCCGGAGCTGCTCCAGAAGTTCATCCCGCTGTGCGACGCCACCCGCCGCGTGGACGGTGTGTGGAACGGCGCGCCCCGCACCTACGACCTGCGCGGCAAGCGCTTCGCCGTCTGCATGGCCGGCAACCCCTACACCGAGTCCGGCGCCCGCTTCCAGGTCCCCGACATGCTCGCCAACCGGGCCGACGTCTGGAACCTCGGCGACGTCCTCACCGGCAAGGAGGAGGCCTTCGCGCTCAGCTTCCTGGAGAACGCGCTCACCGCCAACCCGGTCCTGGCCCCGCTCGCCGGCCGCGACCGCGCCGACCTGGAACTGCTCGTCCGCCTCGCCACCGACGACCCCACCGCCCGCGCCGACCGCCTCGACCACGCCTACCCGCCGGCCGAACTGGAGCGGATCCTGTCCGTCCTGCGCCACCTGGTGGCCGCCCGTGAGACGGTGCTGGCCGTCAACGCCGCCTACATCGCCTCCGCGGCCCGGTCGGACGAGACCCGTACCGAACCCGCCTTCCGGCTCCAGGGCTCCTACCGCAACATGAACAAGATCGCCCAGCGCGTCCGCCCCGTCATGAACGACGCCGAACGCGCCGCCGTCCTCGACGACCACTACACCGCCGAGGCGCAGACCCTGACCCACGGGGCCGAGGCCAACCTCCTCAAGCTCGCCGAACTGCGCGGCACGCTCACCCCCGAGCAGGCCGACCGCTGGGCCGAGGTGCGCACCGCCCACGTCCGCGCCCGCACCCTCGGCGGTCCGGACGACGACCCGCTCACCCGTGCCGTCGCCGCCCTGGGCCTGCTCGCCGACCGCGTCGCCGCCGTGGAGTCCGCCATCACCCGCGCCGCCGACCCCCGCCACCTCCTGGCCAACCCGCACGCGCGGCACGCGGCCGGCGGAACGGAGCGGTGA
- a CDS encoding ATP-binding SpoIIE family protein phosphatase — MTGDPIGDAAVLSALFANSPQGLFVFDSEQKVTRYNPAGRGVRGLPEEDVVGQGIADFVPGFEAVELQGLIDEVLATGEALRGRLVRGRAPSGPHRTLAVEVSLFPLRDLGDGKPGLVGVVEDVTERQAAADRLAVLSEVHATVGSTLDVRTTGDELVAALVPAFADAATVDLLDDGVVAAERAAGPPPTEVPLRRVAFAPPAAEVSRKEGDSRPLPFPTPYTQVLNDMRARLVRVSSDDPWLSADPEAFEPLVRTGVHSMIVAPLLARDTVLGLLTLYRHRTDPFEEADLDVARQAAFTASVHLDNAHSYRREHTVAAALQRRLQPGAIPLLSAVETAHVYLPESAGGDWFDVVPLSGTRVALVVGDVTGHGIEAAATMGQLRLAVRTLALRDLETDELLTHLDEVASQLADASGPGGNTPVATCAVTVYNPVSRHCTMVRAGHPAPVVIDPDGVPRAVDVPQGPPLGTGGGHVFTPAVLELAPGTLLALHTNGLTRGNGDEGEAARRRLEHILASTTRPLQELCDTAVYHMAPSRHDDAVLLLARTRALPPEHVADWTLPADASVVGTARRLVDRQLASWGLDEAAYTTGLVVSELVTNAIRYGKGPVRLRLIRDRGRLLTEVTDANSASPHLRRARENDEGGRGLFIVMRLSTHWGVRHSRHDKTIWSEQRLDAGPPDTSGLLDAFDVTDAAGL, encoded by the coding sequence GTGACTGGCGATCCCATCGGCGACGCCGCGGTGCTCAGCGCGCTGTTCGCCAACTCGCCCCAGGGTCTGTTCGTCTTCGACTCCGAGCAGAAGGTCACCCGCTACAACCCCGCCGGCCGGGGAGTGCGGGGACTGCCCGAGGAGGACGTCGTCGGACAGGGCATCGCCGACTTCGTCCCCGGGTTCGAAGCGGTCGAACTCCAGGGTCTGATCGACGAGGTCCTGGCGACCGGCGAGGCGCTGCGGGGGCGACTGGTCCGGGGCAGGGCGCCGTCCGGCCCGCACCGCACCCTCGCCGTCGAGGTGTCCCTCTTCCCGCTGCGCGACCTCGGCGACGGCAAGCCCGGTCTGGTGGGCGTGGTCGAGGACGTGACCGAGCGGCAGGCCGCGGCGGACCGGCTCGCCGTGCTCAGCGAGGTGCACGCGACCGTCGGCTCCACGCTGGACGTGCGGACCACCGGCGACGAACTGGTGGCGGCCCTGGTGCCCGCCTTCGCCGACGCGGCCACCGTCGACCTGCTGGACGACGGTGTCGTCGCGGCCGAGCGGGCGGCCGGTCCCCCGCCGACGGAGGTTCCGCTGCGCCGGGTGGCCTTCGCCCCGCCGGCCGCCGAGGTGAGCCGCAAGGAGGGCGACAGCCGTCCGCTCCCCTTCCCCACCCCGTACACGCAGGTCCTCAACGACATGCGGGCCCGGCTGGTCCGCGTCTCGTCCGACGACCCGTGGCTGTCCGCCGACCCGGAGGCCTTCGAGCCGCTGGTCCGGACGGGCGTGCACTCCATGATCGTCGCCCCGCTGCTGGCCCGGGACACCGTGCTCGGGCTGCTGACCCTGTACCGGCACCGGACCGACCCCTTCGAGGAGGCCGACCTGGACGTGGCCCGGCAGGCGGCGTTCACCGCGTCCGTGCACCTGGACAACGCGCACAGCTACCGGCGCGAGCACACCGTGGCGGCCGCCCTCCAGCGGCGGTTGCAGCCCGGCGCGATCCCGCTGCTCTCGGCGGTGGAGACCGCCCACGTGTACCTGCCCGAGAGCGCCGGCGGCGACTGGTTCGACGTCGTCCCCCTCTCCGGCACGCGCGTCGCGCTCGTCGTCGGCGACGTCACCGGCCACGGCATCGAGGCGGCGGCCACGATGGGGCAGCTGCGCCTCGCCGTGCGCACCCTCGCCCTGCGGGACCTGGAGACGGACGAGCTGCTGACCCACCTGGACGAGGTCGCCTCCCAGCTGGCGGACGCCTCCGGTCCGGGTGGCAACACCCCGGTGGCGACCTGCGCGGTCACCGTCTACAACCCCGTCTCCCGGCACTGCACCATGGTCCGCGCGGGACATCCCGCCCCCGTGGTCATCGACCCGGACGGAGTCCCCCGCGCCGTGGACGTCCCGCAGGGGCCGCCGCTCGGGACCGGCGGCGGACACGTCTTCACCCCGGCCGTGCTCGAACTGGCGCCCGGCACCCTGCTGGCCCTGCACACCAACGGCCTCACCCGGGGAAACGGCGACGAGGGCGAGGCCGCCCGGCGCCGTCTGGAACACATCCTCGCCTCCACGACCCGGCCGCTTCAGGAGCTGTGCGACACCGCCGTCTACCACATGGCGCCCTCACGCCACGACGACGCCGTCCTCCTGCTCGCGCGCACCCGCGCCCTGCCGCCGGAGCACGTCGCGGACTGGACGCTGCCCGCCGACGCCTCCGTGGTGGGCACCGCCCGGCGGCTCGTCGACCGGCAGCTCGCCTCCTGGGGTCTCGACGAGGCGGCCTACACCACCGGACTCGTCGTCAGCGAACTCGTCACCAACGCCATCCGCTACGGCAAGGGCCCGGTGCGGCTGCGGCTCATCCGCGACCGGGGCCGGCTGCTGACCGAGGTCACGGACGCCAACAGCGCCAGCCCCCATCTGCGCCGGGCCCGGGAGAACGACGAGGGCGGCAGGGGCCTGTTCATCGTGATGCGGCTCAGCACCCACTGGGGCGTCCGGCACAGCCGGCACGACAAGACCATCTGGTCCGAGCAGCGGCTCGACGCGGGACCGCCGGACACGTCCGGCCTGCTGGACGCCTTCGACGTGACGGACGCGGCGGGGCTGTGA
- a CDS encoding cobalt-precorrin-6A reductase has translation MHVLILGGTTEARRLAELLAAGQPAGPRVTTSLAGRVSAPRTPPGEVRVGGFGGAEGLAAWLREHAVGLLVDATHPFAGTITRNAAHAAATAGVPLLVLRRPGWRPVEGDVWHEAGSLAEAAALLPALGRRVFLTTGRTGLAVFAPLADPWFLVRSVDAPEGPRPPRTEVLLDRGPFTLDGERELLRRHRIDVLVTKDSGGAATAPKLTAAREAGLPVVVVRRPPVPEGVRVVAEPGQAARWVAEARARRSPRRP, from the coding sequence GTGCACGTGCTGATCCTCGGCGGCACCACGGAGGCCCGGCGCCTGGCCGAACTGCTGGCGGCCGGGCAGCCGGCGGGGCCGCGCGTGACGACCTCCCTGGCGGGACGGGTCTCCGCGCCCAGGACGCCACCGGGCGAGGTGCGCGTCGGTGGTTTCGGCGGTGCCGAAGGACTGGCCGCCTGGCTCCGCGAGCACGCCGTCGGCCTGCTCGTCGACGCCACCCACCCCTTCGCCGGCACCATCACCCGCAACGCGGCACATGCCGCCGCCACCGCCGGGGTCCCGCTGCTCGTGCTGCGCCGCCCCGGCTGGCGTCCGGTCGAGGGGGACGTCTGGCACGAGGCCGGCTCCCTCGCGGAGGCCGCCGCGCTGCTGCCCGCGCTCGGCCGGCGGGTCTTCCTGACCACCGGCCGCACGGGCCTGGCCGTCTTCGCCCCGCTGGCCGACCCGTGGTTCCTCGTCCGGTCCGTCGACGCGCCCGAGGGGCCCCGCCCGCCCCGCACGGAGGTCCTGCTGGACCGCGGCCCCTTCACCCTCGACGGGGAGCGCGAGCTGCTGCGCCGGCACCGGATCGACGTCCTGGTCACCAAGGACAGCGGGGGAGCGGCCACGGCGCCGAAACTGACGGCCGCCCGCGAGGCGGGGCTGCCCGTGGTCGTGGTGCGCAGGCCCCCGGTGCCCGAGGGGGTGCGGGTCGTGGCCGAACCCGGGCAGGCGGCCCGGTGGGTCGCGGAGGCCCGCGCGAGGCGCTCGCCGAGGCGGCCCTAG
- a CDS encoding precorrin-8X methylmutase yields MTPYDSKNEYEYEYEKDGAAIYRQSFATIRAEADLSGLPADVGRVAVRMIHACGMVDLVRDLSWSPGVVSRAREALRAGAPVLCDVRMVASGVTRARLPADNDVVCTLSDPAVPELAARLGTTRSAAALELWRDRLDGAVVAVGNAPTALFRLLEMIGEGAPRPAAVIGVPVGFVGAAESKEALAAHPSGVEHLVVRGRRGGSALAAAAVNAIANEEE; encoded by the coding sequence GTGACCCCGTACGACTCCAAGAACGAGTACGAGTACGAGTACGAGAAGGACGGCGCGGCCATCTACCGCCAGTCCTTCGCCACCATCCGCGCGGAGGCCGACCTGTCCGGGCTGCCCGCCGACGTCGGCCGGGTCGCGGTCCGGATGATCCACGCCTGCGGGATGGTCGACCTGGTCCGCGACCTGTCGTGGTCCCCCGGCGTCGTCTCCCGCGCCCGCGAGGCCCTGCGGGCCGGTGCGCCCGTGCTCTGCGACGTGCGGATGGTGGCGAGCGGGGTGACGCGCGCCCGGCTGCCCGCGGACAACGACGTCGTGTGCACCCTGTCCGACCCCGCCGTCCCCGAGCTGGCGGCCCGGCTCGGCACCACGCGCAGCGCCGCCGCGCTGGAGCTGTGGCGCGACCGGCTGGACGGCGCCGTGGTCGCCGTCGGCAACGCGCCCACCGCGCTCTTCCGGCTGCTGGAGATGATCGGCGAGGGGGCTCCGCGCCCGGCCGCGGTCATCGGCGTACCCGTCGGCTTCGTCGGTGCCGCCGAGTCCAAGGAGGCGCTGGCCGCCCACCCGTCCGGGGTGGAGCACCTCGTCGTACGGGGGCGTCGCGGGGGCAGTGCGCTCGCCGCCGCCGCGGTCAACGCGATCGCCAACGAGGAGGAGTGA
- a CDS encoding four-helix bundle copper-binding protein has translation MPTTVNDLLRTYPADLGGVDREAMARCIEECLRCAQACTACADACLSEPTVADLTKCIRTDMDCADVCTATAAVLSRHTGYDANVTRAVLQACATVCAACGDECARHAGMHEHCRVCAEACRSCEQACQELLAGLG, from the coding sequence ATGCCCACCACCGTCAACGACCTGCTCCGTACCTACCCGGCCGACCTGGGCGGCGTGGACCGGGAGGCCATGGCCAGGTGCATCGAGGAGTGCCTCAGGTGCGCGCAGGCGTGCACCGCGTGCGCCGACGCCTGTCTGTCGGAGCCCACGGTCGCCGATCTGACCAAGTGCATCCGCACCGACATGGACTGCGCCGACGTCTGCACCGCCACGGCCGCGGTCCTGTCCCGGCACACGGGCTACGACGCCAACGTCACCCGGGCCGTGCTCCAGGCCTGCGCGACCGTCTGCGCGGCGTGCGGCGACGAGTGCGCCCGGCACGCCGGCATGCACGAGCACTGCCGGGTCTGCGCCGAGGCGTGCCGGAGCTGCGAGCAGGCGTGCCAGGAACTGCTCGCCGGCCTGGGCTGA
- a CDS encoding DUF4396 domain-containing protein, which translates to MDHSTHHSAPEDDGPGHPHGHGHLHGHGHPHGHAHGHGTTWATAMQATLHCLTGCAIGEILGMVIGTALMWGNVPTMVLAIALAFVFGYSLTLFAVVRAGVSMKAAIKVALAADTVSIAVMELVDNGIIALVPGAMEAHLSDGLFWYALLGGFAVAFVITTPVNKWMIGRGKGHAVVHAYH; encoded by the coding sequence ATGGACCACAGCACGCACCACTCCGCCCCCGAAGACGACGGGCCCGGGCACCCCCACGGGCACGGGCACCTCCACGGGCACGGACACCCTCACGGGCACGCGCACGGGCACGGCACCACCTGGGCGACCGCCATGCAGGCGACGCTGCACTGCCTCACCGGGTGCGCCATCGGCGAGATCCTCGGCATGGTCATCGGAACCGCGCTGATGTGGGGCAACGTGCCGACCATGGTGCTGGCCATCGCCCTGGCCTTCGTCTTCGGCTACTCCCTCACCCTCTTCGCGGTCGTGCGCGCCGGGGTGTCCATGAAGGCCGCGATCAAGGTGGCGCTGGCCGCCGACACCGTCTCCATCGCGGTGATGGAGCTGGTCGACAACGGAATCATCGCCCTGGTCCCCGGCGCCATGGAGGCGCACCTGTCGGACGGGCTGTTCTGGTACGCCCTGCTCGGCGGCTTCGCCGTGGCGTTCGTGATCACCACGCCGGTCAACAAGTGGATGATCGGTCGCGGCAAGGGCCACGCCGTCGTCCACGCCTACCACTGA
- a CDS encoding cation:proton antiporter, with protein sequence MSHPGTLVLILAAAVLAPLLVHATGRRVRVPLVIFEISLGIVMGPDVLGWARPDDVVDTLADLGLSMLIFLAGYEIDFAAVRGDTLRRSLWSWPVALVAGIALALLVSGGDVFEAFVIGTALTSTTLGTVLPMLRDSGELRGRFGTVISAFGAVGEFGPVIAVALLLSGRRPAESAALLAAFGAITTAAVFWALRPRPPWFARLTERTLHTSGQFAVRFVMLLLACMLGLAEVFGLDVLLGAFAAGVLTRLVLLRAAPASSGEVLGKVEAMGFGFLVPLFYVVTGIEFDLAALLHDPGALLLVPGFLLLFLLVHGGPVYLLAPRDLGRGDRAALALFTSTCLPLVVAITTIGVDQELIATDRAASLVGAAMVSVLVFPLLAARVRATDRTAPVTDGAAEDSEAW encoded by the coding sequence ATGAGCCATCCGGGCACCCTCGTCCTGATCCTGGCCGCCGCGGTCCTGGCGCCGCTCCTCGTCCACGCCACGGGGCGGCGGGTCCGGGTCCCGCTGGTCATCTTCGAGATCTCACTCGGCATCGTGATGGGGCCGGACGTACTCGGCTGGGCCCGTCCCGACGACGTCGTGGACACGCTGGCCGACCTCGGCCTGTCCATGCTCATCTTCCTGGCCGGCTACGAGATCGACTTCGCCGCCGTCCGGGGCGACACCCTGCGCCGTTCCCTGTGGTCCTGGCCGGTCGCCCTCGTCGCCGGGATCGCGTTGGCGCTGCTCGTCAGCGGCGGGGACGTCTTCGAGGCGTTCGTCATCGGCACCGCGCTCACCAGCACCACGCTCGGCACCGTACTGCCGATGCTGCGGGACAGCGGCGAGCTGCGCGGCCGGTTCGGGACGGTGATCTCGGCGTTCGGCGCGGTCGGCGAGTTCGGGCCCGTGATCGCCGTGGCGCTGCTGCTCAGCGGACGGCGGCCGGCCGAGTCGGCGGCGCTGCTGGCCGCGTTCGGGGCGATCACGACGGCCGCGGTGTTCTGGGCGCTGCGCCCGAGACCGCCCTGGTTCGCCCGGCTGACCGAGCGGACCCTGCACACGAGCGGCCAGTTCGCGGTCCGGTTCGTGATGCTGCTGCTCGCCTGCATGCTGGGCCTCGCCGAGGTCTTCGGACTCGACGTCCTGCTGGGCGCGTTCGCGGCCGGCGTGCTGACCCGGCTCGTACTGCTCCGGGCCGCGCCCGCGAGCAGCGGTGAGGTCCTCGGCAAGGTCGAGGCCATGGGCTTCGGCTTCCTCGTGCCCCTCTTCTACGTGGTCACCGGTATCGAGTTCGACCTGGCCGCGCTGCTGCACGACCCGGGCGCGCTGCTGCTGGTGCCGGGGTTCCTGCTGCTCTTCCTGCTGGTGCACGGGGGCCCGGTGTACCTCCTCGCGCCCAGGGATCTCGGTCGCGGGGACCGGGCGGCGCTGGCGCTGTTCACCTCGACGTGCCTGCCGCTGGTCGTCGCCATCACGACCATCGGCGTCGACCAGGAGCTGATCGCCACGGACCGGGCGGCTTCGCTGGTCGGTGCCGCGATGGTCTCCGTACTCGTGTTCCCCCTGCTCGCGGCCCGCGTGCGGGCGACGGACCGGACGGCGCCGGTGACGGACGGGGCCGCCGAGGACTCGGAGGCCTGGTGA